In Thunnus thynnus chromosome 11, fThuThy2.1, whole genome shotgun sequence, the following proteins share a genomic window:
- the LOC137192501 gene encoding claudin-14-like yields MASMAVQLLGFFLGLLGFAGTVVATVLPHWRSTAYVGSNIITATAYMKGLWMECVWHSTGIYQCEMYRSLLALPRDLQAARALMVLSCVTSILAFMVSVMGMKCTRFARGSFIKSPLVLSGGICFLCAGILCLVTVSWTTNDVIMDFYDPFLPSGMKYEIGLAVYLGYASACLSLTAGLVLCWSSSGDRPQRSLHRQRNQPSSPPPAFENTCPPAPPYRPPEALKGNHAPSVCSMSSSGYRLNNYV; encoded by the exons ATGGCCAGCATGGCGGTTCAGCTCCTTGGCTTCTTCTTAGGGCTGTTGGGGTTTGCGGGAACTGTCGTCGCAACTGTGCTCCCCCACTGGCGCAGCACAGCCTATGTTGGCTCTAACATCATCACAGCCACCGCCTACATGAAAGGCCTGTGGATGGAGTGTGTATGGCACAGCACAGGCATTTACCAGTGTGAGATGTACAGATCTCTTCTGGCACTGCCACGTGATCTGCAG GCTGCCCGGGCGCTCATGGTGCTCTCATGCGTCACTTCAATCCTGGCATTTATGGTTTCTGTGATGGGGATGAAGTGCACCCGTTTCGCCCGTGGGTCATTCATCAAGTCTCCCCTGGTGCTGAGCGGGGggatttgttttctctgtgctgGCATTCTCTGCTTGGTCACCGTGTCCTGGACCACCAACGATGTCATTATGGATTTCTATGACCCCTTCCTTCCCAGCGGGATGAAGTACGAGATTGGCCTGGCTGTTTATCTGGGTTATGCCTCAGCCTGCCTCAGTCTGACTGCAGGACTGGTGCTGTGCTGGAGCAGCAGTGGTGACAGGCCACAGAGGTCCCTCCATAGGCAGAGGAATCAACCATCATCACCTCCCCCTGCCTTCGAAAACACATGCCCCCCTGCTCCCCCCTACAGGCCCCCTGAGGCCCTGAAGGGCAATCATGCTCCTTCAGTTTGCTCCATGTCCAGCAGTGGCTACAGACTGAATAACTATGTTTAA